The following are from one region of the Spirochaetota bacterium genome:
- a CDS encoding DUF4912 domain-containing protein has translation MAAKKKAVPSANGRKAVKKPKAEKKAAPKKAPAAKKAVHTSTDKKKIAAAVAAVVKAPAADLKVVASSVKIAESKKFHELDFVDRVRELPERYSDTRLIVAVRDPQWCFAYWDIANEDFEKHHLSDKPLHLKIYRLLDPDNIEHKFQHMDVEVNRHYGSWYIMLGMPDNYFIGELGYYDADGNFIMLARSRVFHAPRDAFSNVFDEEWMLTDDMAKVLYGEFDPNGLSSASMINLFKKYIVGGDSSFLLSGASSSGFPKQD, from the coding sequence ATGGCGGCGAAAAAAAAAGCGGTACCGTCCGCGAACGGCAGGAAAGCGGTAAAAAAGCCGAAGGCTGAAAAGAAGGCTGCCCCGAAGAAAGCCCCCGCAGCGAAAAAGGCTGTACACACTTCTACCGATAAGAAAAAGATCGCCGCCGCTGTTGCGGCGGTCGTGAAAGCACCCGCCGCAGACCTGAAAGTAGTGGCATCCTCGGTCAAGATCGCAGAATCGAAGAAATTCCATGAACTCGATTTCGTCGACCGGGTGCGTGAGCTCCCTGAACGCTACAGCGACACTCGTCTTATCGTCGCGGTGCGCGATCCGCAATGGTGCTTCGCCTATTGGGATATCGCGAACGAGGATTTTGAGAAGCATCATCTTTCCGATAAACCGCTCCACCTGAAGATATACCGTCTGCTCGACCCGGATAACATCGAGCATAAATTCCAGCATATGGATGTCGAGGTGAACCGTCATTACGGGAGCTGGTACATCATGCTCGGGATGCCGGACAACTATTTCATCGGTGAACTCGGCTACTACGATGCCGACGGGAATTTCATCATGCTCGCCCGTTCACGCGTGTTCCACGCACCGCGCGACGCGTTCTCCAACGTGTTCGATGAGGAGTGGATGCTCACCGATGATATGGCGAAGGTGCTGTACGGTGAATTCGATCCGAACGGATTGTCATCGGCAAGCATGATAAACCTGTTCAAGAAATACATCGTCGGCGGCGATTCATCGTTCCTTCTGAGCGGGGCATCGTCTTCGGGATTCCCGAAACAAGATTGA